The Myxococcales bacterium genome includes the window CGGCCTCGCCACGACGCTCGAGCCATCCCAGTGCCATGATGATCAGCGCCACAGGCCACAAGAGATGGATGCGTGCGACCTCGGCAAACGAGATATCTAGCAGGCCATTCATTCGGGATACCTCCGTAGCAGCGACCAGCGCAGCGCAAACCCCAGCGCGACGGCGATGAGCCCAAGCAGCACCAGCGGCTCGAAAAAATAGCGGTACTCAAGAAAGCGCTCCTGGGCCATGCGCGTCTTCTCGAGACGGTCGATCGTCGCGTAAATGTCGTGCAGCCCGGCGCTGTTGGTTGCCCGGAAGTATTGACCTCCCGTCTTGCTCGCCACGGCTTGTAACAGCTCTTCATCGATCTGCACGCGGCGATACACCAGCTCAGATTGTGGTCCACCTCCGACGCGCACGGGGGCGCGACCATTGGTGCCCGCGCCAATGGTATAGACCTTTATGCCAAGGCCCGCGGCGATCTCGGCGACCGCGCGTGGGTCTTGCTCGCCGGCGTTGTTTTCGCCATCGGTTAGCAGCACCACGACCTTGGATTTCGCGGGCGATTGTTGCAAGCGCTGCAGGCCGAGCGCCAAGCCGTCACCAATCGCGGTGCCGTCTTCTTCCGACCCAGGCTCCACGAGTTCGGTGCCATCGAGCGCGCTCAAGAGATTGCCGTGGTCGAGCGTCAGCGGGCTCCTGGTATCGGCGTAGGCGGCAAAGCTCACCAGCCCGATCGCGTCGTCGCGGCGCCCAGCGAGCTCGCCATCGCCGAGCACGAAGCGCCTAAACACCCCCTTGATGGCATCTAGGCGGGTTTTCTCGCCACCTTCGTCTGAAAGATCGAGCGCCAGCATGGACGATGAAATGTCGACCACCATCATGATGGCGATACCGTCGGCGCGCACCAACGAGTTGCGCTTGCCCACGCGTGGGCCCGCGAGCGCGATGACCCAGGCGGCGCAGGCCAAGGCCAACAGGCTCGCTGGCACCCACGCCAAGCGGGTGCGCCATGAGCGCGTCTGCTTCGGCAATAGCGTGAGCGACGAAAACACCATGGTCGCCGCATGACGCCTCGCCCACCACCACGTCGGCGCGACGAGCAGCAGCAGCAAGAGAGCCCACGGCTGCGCCCATGACAATTGCGACCACCACGAAGGGCTCATGGCGTGCCCTCCGTGGCCGGTGAGGTAACGGTCAAGGTCGCCTCGATGCCGCTCGCTGTGCCTTCGATAAATCGCTCTGCAAGGGCAAAGTTGCCCAGCGACTCATCGCTGGTCGGGTGATAGCCGGCAAACTTCACGCGGTCGCAGGCCTCAAGAAAGGCGGCGAGCTGCGTCCGCTGCGGCCCGGCGAGCGCCTCCGACTCCTTGGCGACTACCAAAAATTCTTCGGAGGTGAGTTCCGGCGCGCGGAGGCCAAAGCGTTGCTCGATGTATAGGCGCACGATGGCCGACAGCTCGACATACCATGCGTCGAGGACGGCGAGGTCCTGCCCATCAGGGGCGCCGCGGGCAATCAACTCGCTCAAACGCGCGCGCGCGGCATCGTAGGCGCTGATCTGCGCCTCCCGTGCCCTTGCCGATCGCGCGGCGGCAACAGCTCGCCAAGCCAGCCATGCGCTTGCTATGGCCAAGGTCCCCACGACAACCCACGCCCACCACGGCCATGCGCCGCGCGCCGGATCCAAATTGCCGGGCGCCGGCTGCATGCTGGCGGTGGCGGCGTCCTCGGGCGGCGGCGCCACCGTGAGCGAGATTTCCTCGGTGAGCAGCTCGTGCGCCTCGCCACCCGCATCGACATAGGCGACGCGAAAGGACGGGATGCGTTGTTTGCCCGCAAATTCGGCATAGAGCCCCGCGACTTTGGTTTGTATCGTCGTGCCGTCCGCGCGCGTCGCCGTCGCTTGCTGCCAGGTGTCTTGCCAAAATGCCGTGAGCAGCTCGGTCTCAAGCTCGAGCGTGGCCTGCGTGCCCGTGGCCGAGGTGACTTCGACATGCAAGTAGATCAGATCGAGCACGCTCGGCGCCGCAGGCCACACCGAGACCACCGCCTTGACCGGGCCATTCTCCACGGCCTTGCTGATCGCGTCGGCAGGGACGACCGGCATCGCCTTCGGTGATGCCGTCGGCGCCGACTCACGACACCCGGCGCTCACAACTAACGCCAAGACTGTCATCAGCGCTGCCTGCGTCGCGGCAGGCATTGGCCGCAGCGCGCGCCTCATCGCCGCCTCCGCTGCGCGCGTTGGCGAAAAAACCTCAGCAAGGGATCAACCACCGAGGCGCCCGCCGATACCTCAAACAGATCGATGCCGCGCGCCCTCCACGCGTCGATCAAGCGCGCCCGCGCCGCCGCCGCACCCGCCGCATACGTGCTCGCGAAATCGGCGCCCGCCGTATCTACCAGCGCCACCTGCCCCGATTCGGCGTCCTGCAACGCCAACAGGCCGAGCGCCGGCATGGTTTGTTCACGCGGATCGGTCAGCCACACCCCAACCACGTCGTGTTTCTGATTGGCGTGCGCCAACACCTGCAAGTAATCTTCATCAAAAAAATCTGAGATGACGAACATCACGGTCTTGCGCGGCAAGACGCGGCGACAAAACTCCAGCGCGGCCGCGATGTCGGTGCCGCGTGACGCAGGGGCGTGGCGACGCCTCGCGACCAACGCGGCCCACAGGCGGCGCCACCAACTAGATTGGCGCGCGTTGGCTGCCGCCGCTTGACCAGCCGCGGCGGGCAGCGCCATCGATTTAGCCAGCGACGCCTCGGGCGCGAGCACCTCGCGAATCACCCGTAGCGCGTGCTTTTCGCCCTTGCGCGGCGGAATGAACTGCTCGGCCTGGCCATGAAACATGACCAAGCCGGTCTTGTCGCCATTGGCACTCGCCGCCATCGCCAACATCGCGGCCACTTCCGCCGCCGCCTCGCGCTTGCTCTTTTGCCCCGAGCCAAACTCGAGCGACGAGCTGACATCGACCACGAGCATAATTGTCATTTCGCGCTCTTCGACGTAGCGCTTGACGTGCGGCTCGCCGGTGCGCGCCGTGACATTCCAGTCGATGCTGCGCACGTCGTCGCCGGGCACATACGGCCTCACCTCGTCAAACTCCATGCCGCGGCCGCGAAACACGGAAAGGTAGGCGCCACCCATCACGCTGGCAACCTGCCGACGCGTGATGACTTGCAGGCGCCTAACCTGCGCGAGGAGTTCTTGGCTGAGCATAAATGCCCTACACTTTAGGGTACGGCCACGTTTTCGAGGATTTGGGCCACCACGACATCGCTGGTCTTGCCTTGCGCTTCGGCCTCATAGCTCACCATCACGCGGTGGCGCAGCACATCGGGCGCCACGGTCTTGACGTCGTGCGGGCTAATGTAGCTGCGCCCGGCGAGCAGCGCGTGCGCCTTGGCCACCTTGATGAGATTGATCGAGCCGCGCACCGAGGCACCGTTATCGATGAGCGAGGCGAGCGAGGCACAACCATTGGCCTTCGGATCGCGCGTCGCGGCCACTAACTCGACGGCATAGCGCTTGACCTTGTCATCGACAAACACGTGCGTCGCCACCTGGCGCGCCGCCAGCACGTCGGCGAGCGTCATGATCTTGCTCGCGCTCGGCTCGGCCATCGCCCCCGCCATGCGATCGATGATCTTGACTTCTTCATCTTTGCTCGGATAGCCGACGCGCACCTTGATCATAAAGCGATCCAGCTGCGCCTCGGGCAGCGGATACGTCCCCTCTTGCTCGATTGGATTTTGCGTCGCCAGCACCATGAACGGCTGCGGCAAGGCAAACGTTTGATCGCCAATGGTGCATTGCCGCTCTTGCATCGCTTCTAGCAAGGCCGATTGCACCTTGGCCGGCGCGCGGTTGATTTCGTCGGCGAGCACGAGATTGGCAAACACCGGACCTTTTTTCACCGAGTAATTGCCCTCGCGCGGATTAAACACCTGGGTGCCGACGACGTCGCCCGGCAGCATGTCCGGCGTAAACTGAATGCGCGAAAAATCACCGTCGAGCGCGTCGGCGAGCGTCTTGATGACCAGCGTCTTGGCGAGGCCCGGCACGCCCTCGAGCAGCACGTGGCCGCCCGCGAGCAAGCCCAGCAACAGGCGATGCACCATGTCGTCCTGGCCCACCAACACCTTGCCAATTTCGGCCTTCAGCCCGGCAAACCGAGCCTGCATCGACGCTACCTGTTCACTGAGTTGATC containing:
- a CDS encoding VWA domain-containing protein, with the translated sequence MSPSWWSQLSWAQPWALLLLLLVAPTWWWARRHAATMVFSSLTLLPKQTRSWRTRLAWVPASLLALACAAWVIALAGPRVGKRNSLVRADGIAIMMVVDISSSMLALDLSDEGGEKTRLDAIKGVFRRFVLGDGELAGRRDDAIGLVSFAAYADTRSPLTLDHGNLLSALDGTELVEPGSEEDGTAIGDGLALGLQRLQQSPAKSKVVVLLTDGENNAGEQDPRAVAEIAAGLGIKVYTIGAGTNGRAPVRVGGGPQSELVYRRVQIDEELLQAVASKTGGQYFRATNSAGLHDIYATIDRLEKTRMAQERFLEYRYFFEPLVLLGLIAVALGFALRWSLLRRYPE
- a CDS encoding DUF58 domain-containing protein, giving the protein MLSQELLAQVRRLQVITRRQVASVMGGAYLSVFRGRGMEFDEVRPYVPGDDVRSIDWNVTARTGEPHVKRYVEEREMTIMLVVDVSSSLEFGSGQKSKREAAAEVAAMLAMAASANGDKTGLVMFHGQAEQFIPPRKGEKHALRVIREVLAPEASLAKSMALPAAAGQAAAANARQSSWWRRLWAALVARRRHAPASRGTDIAAALEFCRRVLPRKTVMFVISDFFDEDYLQVLAHANQKHDVVGVWLTDPREQTMPALGLLALQDAESGQVALVDTAGADFASTYAAGAAAARARLIDAWRARGIDLFEVSAGASVVDPLLRFFRQRAQRRRR
- a CDS encoding AAA family ATPase translates to MSDQLSEQVASMQARFAGLKAEIGKVLVGQDDMVHRLLLGLLAGGHVLLEGVPGLAKTLVIKTLADALDGDFSRIQFTPDMLPGDVVGTQVFNPREGNYSVKKGPVFANLVLADEINRAPAKVQSALLEAMQERQCTIGDQTFALPQPFMVLATQNPIEQEGTYPLPEAQLDRFMIKVRVGYPSKDEEVKIIDRMAGAMAEPSASKIMTLADVLAARQVATHVFVDDKVKRYAVELVAATRDPKANGCASLASLIDNGASVRGSINLIKVAKAHALLAGRSYISPHDVKTVAPDVLRHRVMVSYEAEAQGKTSDVVVAQILENVAVP